The Numida meleagris isolate 19003 breed g44 Domestic line chromosome 7, NumMel1.0, whole genome shotgun sequence genome contains a region encoding:
- the S1PR1 gene encoding sphingosine 1-phosphate receptor 1 produces MSSGTTASVRVVSSLANTDVNYVIKEHYNYTGKLNENADSGIKVTSVVFIIICCFIILENIFVLLTIWKTKKFHRPMYYFIGNLALSDLLAGVAYTANLLLSGHKTYSLTPSQWFVREGSMFVALSASVFSLLAIAIERYITMLKMKLHNGSNSFRSFLLISACWVISVILGGLPIMGWNCISLLSNCSTVLPLYHKHYILFCTTVFTGLLLSIVVLYCRIYSMVRTRSRRLTFRKNITKATRSSEKSLALLKTVIIVLSAFIACWAPLFILLLLDVGCRVKTCPILYKAEYFLVLAVLNSATNPIIYTLTNKEMRRAFIKILCCCKCPPTDSGTKFKRPIIGGMEFSRSKSDNSSHPQKEEGDRPETIMSSGNVTSSS; encoded by the coding sequence ATGAGCTCCGGCACCACCGCCTCAGTGAGGGTGGTCAGCAGCCTCGCCAACACTGACGTCAACTATGTCATCAAAGAGCACTATAATTATACGGGAAAGCTAAATGAGAATGCGGACAGTGGAATAAAAGTGACGTCGGTGGTTTTTATCATCATTTGCTGCTTTATAATCTTAGAGAACATTTTTGTCTTGCTCACCATCTGGAAAACCAAGAAATTTCACAGACCGATGTACTATTTCATTGGGAACCTGGCTCTTTCAGACTTGCTGGCTGGCGTGGCTTACACCGCCAACCTCCTGCTCTCTGGACACAAAACTTACAGCCTCACCCCTTCCCAGTGGTTCGTAAGGGAGGGCAGCATGTTTGTCGCCTTGTCAGCTTCTGTGTTCAGCTTGTTGGCCATCGCCATTGAGAGATACATCACCATGCTGAAGATGAAGCTCCACAATGGCAGCAACAGCTTCCGCTCCTTCCTGCTGATCAGCGCCTGCTGGGTTATCTCTGTGATACTCGGAGGGCTCCCGATCATGGGCTGGAACTGCATCAGCCTCTTGTCCAACTGCTCCACGGTGCTGCCGCTCTACCACAAGCACTATATTCTCTTTTGCACCACAGTTTTCACTGGCCTGTTGCTATCTATTGTTGTCCTCTATTGCAGGATCTACTCCATGGTGAGGACTAGGAGCCGCAGGCTGACATTTCGAAAAAACATTACCAAAGCTACCAGGAGCTCAGAAAAGTCACTAGCCTTGCTCAAGACAGTGATCATAGTCCTGAGTGCCTTCATTGCTTGCTGGGCTCCGTTGTTCATCCTGCTTTTACTGGATGTGGGCTGCAGAGTGAAGACCTGCCCGATCCTATATAAAGCAGAGTATTTCTTAGTGCTAGCCGTGCTCAACTCAGCCACGAACCCTATCATCTACACCTtaacaaacaaagaaatgcGGAGGGCTTTCATCAagattctgtgctgctgcaaatgTCCCCCCACAGACTCGGGGACTAAATTCAAGAGGCCCATCATTGGAGGGATGGAGTTCAGCCGGAGTAAGTCTGACAATTCCTCCCACCCACAGAAGGAGGAAGGCGACCGTCCTGAAACCATCATGTCTTCAGGCAATGTTACCTCATCTTCTTAG